A single window of Nicotiana sylvestris chromosome 3, ASM39365v2, whole genome shotgun sequence DNA harbors:
- the LOC138887161 gene encoding uncharacterized protein — translation MLRACVLGFKGSRDDHLPLVEFAYNNNFHASVQMAPFEALYGRRCRSPIGWFEVGEEELLGLDLVHQAMEKVKVIQERMKTAQSRQKSYADVRQRELEFQVDD, via the coding sequence atgttgcgagcttgtgtTCTAGGTTTCAAAGGTAGTCgggatgaccatttgccgcttgtcgagtttgcttacaataacaacttTCACGCTAGTGTTCAGATGGccccatttgaggcattgtatggaaggaggtgtagatctccgattggatggttcgAGGTTGGTGAAGAAGAACTGTTAGGGCTAGATCTTGTGCATCAGGCTATGGAAAAAGTTAAAGTCATTCAGGAGAGgatgaaaactgctcagagtcgtcagaaatcCTATGCAGACGTGCGTCAAAGAGAATTGGAATTCCAAGTAGATGATTGA